A stretch of the Marinobacter sp. JH2 genome encodes the following:
- a CDS encoding RNA polymerase sigma factor FliA, producing the protein MTLTKNLGIYHQAGASNASSLIEDQAPLVKKIALHLMARLPASVQLEDLMQAGMIGLLEAAQRYSAGKGATFETYAGIRIRGAMVDEIRKGDWVPRSVHRNARRISAAIKIVEDRTGREAQDAEVAEELDIELSEYHSSLADANSGRLFSLDELNESGELPIEEQEASDNPLDGISAGAFQRSLAEAIEALPEKEKLVLSLYYQEELNLKEIGAVLGVSESRVSQIHSQAALRLRGRLSDWRENGDS; encoded by the coding sequence ATGACATTGACGAAGAATCTGGGAATATATCATCAGGCGGGCGCCTCAAACGCTTCGAGTTTGATCGAAGATCAGGCGCCGCTGGTCAAAAAGATAGCCCTACATTTGATGGCCCGTTTGCCTGCATCGGTTCAGCTTGAAGACTTGATGCAAGCTGGAATGATCGGTTTGCTTGAAGCAGCCCAGCGTTATTCTGCGGGTAAGGGCGCAACCTTCGAAACCTATGCGGGCATTCGTATTCGGGGCGCGATGGTTGACGAAATCCGAAAAGGCGACTGGGTGCCTCGTTCCGTGCATCGCAATGCCCGCCGAATCTCCGCCGCAATCAAAATCGTTGAAGATCGCACTGGCCGAGAAGCTCAGGATGCCGAGGTGGCGGAAGAGCTCGATATCGAATTGTCGGAATATCACTCATCCCTTGCCGACGCCAATAGTGGACGGTTATTTAGTCTGGATGAGCTCAATGAATCCGGTGAACTGCCGATAGAAGAACAAGAAGCTAGTGATAATCCTCTCGATGGCATCTCTGCCGGTGCTTTTCAGCGGAGTTTGGCCGAAGCGATTGAAGCGCTTCCAGAGAAAGAAAAGTTAGTATTGAGTTTGTATTATCAGGAAGAGTTGAATCTTAAGGAAATCGGGGCGGTGCTCGGGGTCAGCGAAAGCCGAGTCAGCCAGATTCACAGCCAGGCGGCTTTGCGTCTTCGTGGTCGTTTGTCAGATTGGCGAGAAAACGGCGACAGCTGA
- a CDS encoding MinD/ParA family protein, producing the protein MSKPHPVQVIAVSGGKGGVGKSNVSVNLAIALAEKGRRVVVLDADLGLGNLDVLLGVTANKNLHDVLSGECDLKDVLVDGPGGIKIVPASSGTQRMTQLSPMEHAGLINAFSELGDQIDVLIVDTAAGISESVVSFLRAAQELLLVVCDEPTSITDVYALIKLMNRDYGTDRFRVLANQVRSEEEGKHLFEKLTRVTERFLDVALQYVGIVPYDEAVKKAVQRQRAVLEAYPRAKASIAVRALADRVDSWPLPSSPRGHLEFFVERLVEV; encoded by the coding sequence ATGAGCAAACCACATCCGGTTCAGGTTATTGCGGTATCCGGCGGTAAAGGCGGTGTCGGGAAGAGCAATGTGTCGGTCAATCTGGCGATAGCGTTGGCAGAAAAAGGCCGTCGTGTTGTCGTGCTGGATGCCGACTTGGGGTTGGGCAATCTGGATGTGTTGCTGGGCGTGACAGCCAACAAGAATTTGCACGATGTCCTCAGTGGAGAGTGTGATCTCAAAGACGTGCTGGTGGATGGGCCGGGAGGTATCAAAATCGTACCTGCTTCATCCGGTACCCAGCGTATGACCCAGCTCAGCCCCATGGAACATGCAGGCTTGATTAATGCGTTCAGTGAGCTGGGCGATCAGATCGACGTGCTGATTGTGGATACCGCAGCCGGTATTTCTGAGTCGGTTGTGAGTTTCCTGCGCGCCGCCCAAGAGTTGTTGTTGGTTGTCTGCGACGAGCCAACCTCGATAACGGATGTGTACGCGCTCATTAAACTAATGAATCGTGATTACGGAACAGACCGCTTCCGAGTGCTTGCCAATCAGGTTCGAAGCGAAGAAGAAGGTAAGCATTTGTTTGAAAAGTTGACGCGAGTTACCGAACGTTTTCTGGATGTAGCGTTACAATATGTGGGTATCGTGCCTTACGACGAAGCGGTGAAAAAAGCCGTTCAACGCCAGCGTGCTGTTCTGGAGGCATACCCCCGTGCAAAAGCATCTATTGCTGTGCGAGCATTGGCAGACAGAGTGGATAGTTGGCCACTGCCATCTTCTCCTCGAGGCCATCTGGAGTTCTTCGTGGAGCGGCTCGTCGAAGTCTGA
- the flhF gene encoding flagellar biosynthesis protein FlhF, translating to MKVKRFFAQSMAEALKQVSHEMGPDAVILSNRRVDGGVEIVTALDYDENMARQSLGDKAAEATNGSRLAEMQADQHRHLEDELSRTRSRIQGVREKRAAAGARYPQVSLTNDSGMDWDVNAGLVEDRESQAPASKQAQGYSDELAAMKAEISSLREMMGVQSAPVAGSNVPAEGGAKNAVQQLLSERLQEFGLSPDLATSVARQHRNGRLEDGWKASLKMVATGLRTGQEDWLESGGVYALVGPTGSGKTTTIGKLAARYVLEHGADSLALVTTDRYRVAAHEQLFVFGRILNVPVRVVDESHSLDDILDELSDRHLVLIDTAGLTSADRGYQEQLAELVRSDHNIHTHLVVSATSQPRIMKSVWHCYKMASLAGCIVTKIDEALTLGESLGFVMETGLPVAWYTDGQKIPEDLHRAEAAPLVRMGVERLRTMQHSQEAVEGALA from the coding sequence ATGAAGGTTAAACGGTTTTTTGCGCAGTCCATGGCCGAGGCCCTGAAGCAGGTCAGTCACGAAATGGGGCCTGATGCCGTTATTTTGTCCAATCGCCGGGTAGATGGAGGCGTCGAAATTGTGACGGCTCTCGACTACGACGAAAACATGGCTCGCCAAAGCCTGGGTGACAAAGCAGCGGAAGCTACCAACGGTTCCCGTTTGGCTGAAATGCAGGCCGATCAGCATCGTCACTTGGAAGATGAACTTAGTCGGACTCGCAGTCGTATCCAAGGCGTACGTGAGAAGCGTGCGGCCGCGGGTGCACGTTATCCCCAAGTATCGTTGACCAATGATTCGGGGATGGATTGGGATGTGAATGCAGGTTTAGTGGAGGATCGGGAGTCTCAAGCGCCAGCGTCAAAGCAGGCTCAAGGTTACTCCGATGAGTTGGCCGCAATGAAAGCGGAGATCAGCTCGCTACGGGAGATGATGGGGGTGCAATCCGCCCCTGTTGCTGGTTCAAATGTGCCGGCCGAGGGGGGCGCTAAGAATGCCGTTCAGCAACTATTGAGCGAGCGCCTGCAAGAGTTCGGCTTGAGCCCCGATTTGGCAACATCCGTTGCGCGGCAGCACCGAAATGGCCGGTTGGAGGATGGGTGGAAAGCCTCATTGAAAATGGTCGCCACCGGCCTTCGGACCGGGCAGGAAGATTGGCTGGAGTCTGGCGGCGTGTACGCTTTGGTTGGTCCGACTGGATCCGGTAAAACAACAACCATCGGAAAATTAGCCGCTCGCTATGTGTTGGAACACGGGGCTGACAGCTTGGCGTTGGTCACCACAGATCGTTATCGAGTTGCGGCGCACGAGCAGTTGTTTGTGTTTGGTCGCATTCTGAACGTGCCAGTGCGGGTGGTTGACGAAAGCCACTCGCTGGACGACATTCTGGATGAACTTTCCGATCGACATTTAGTGCTTATCGATACTGCCGGACTGACCAGTGCCGACCGGGGTTATCAGGAGCAGCTCGCGGAGTTGGTTCGCAGCGATCATAATATTCATACACACTTGGTGGTGTCTGCGACCAGCCAGCCGCGTATCATGAAATCCGTTTGGCATTGCTATAAGATGGCAAGCCTTGCCGGCTGCATCGTGACTAAAATTGATGAAGCGCTTACCTTGGGCGAATCTCTAGGGTTTGTGATGGAAACCGGTCTTCCGGTCGCTTGGTATACCGACGGGCAAAAAATACCGGAAGATTTGCATCGAGCCGAGGCAGCTCCGTTGGTTCGAATGGGTGTTGAGCGCCTGAGAACGATGCAACATTCGCAGGAGGCTGTTGAAGGTGCTTTGGCATAG
- the flhA gene encoding flagellar biosynthesis protein FlhA — protein sequence MDRALVLNNVKTLTRGNLGVPLMLMGLLGMMILPMPAFLLDVFFTFNITLSIVILLVCVYALRPMEFAAFPTVLLVATLLRLGLNVASTRIVLLNGHEGGDAAGKVIESFGAVLIGGNYAVGLVVFAILMIINFLVVTKGAGRVSEVSARFTLDAMPGKQMAIDADLNAGLVNQEEAKARRSEIAQEADFYGSMDGASKFVKGDAVAGLLILAINIIGGVAIGMVQHGLDFTLAMERYALLTIGDGLVAQIPSLLLSTAAAIMVTRVTSSQDMGGQILQQMFSAPKVLGIAAGILILLGLIPGMPHVAFLGLGSLAAAAAWFIWKRQSQTVEEDGVFAGRGSMPASVARQGGEVVPDRGGDGQALPPPGETRELGWDDVATVDIVGLEVGYRLIPLVDKSQGGQLLSRIKGVRKKLSQDMGFLMPSVHIRDNLDLMPNVYRVTLMGVTIAEAEIHPERELAIDPGQVFGKVEGIAGKDPAFGLDAIWIEPDQKDQAQTLGYTVVDASTVVATHLNQILQKHAHELIGHDEAQKWLDQLEKISPKLAEELVPTTISISILLKVLQNLLKEEVPVRDMRSIAEAIVNVHPKSQDPKLLTTLARQSLRRMIVQSICGNDSEIPVITLDPDLEQMLLKSVQQSQQSGGQDDIGMVLEPNMVEKLQRSLQDSVQRQEMLGKPAILLVSGPLRPGLAKFASYGVERLHVLSYQEIPDNKQITIVASVGQ from the coding sequence ATGGACAGAGCGCTCGTTCTGAATAACGTCAAAACTCTGACGCGAGGGAATCTCGGTGTCCCGCTGATGCTGATGGGGTTGTTGGGCATGATGATCTTGCCCATGCCTGCTTTTTTGCTCGACGTGTTCTTTACGTTCAACATAACGCTGTCGATCGTGATTCTGTTGGTGTGTGTCTATGCGCTCCGGCCAATGGAATTTGCTGCTTTCCCGACTGTGTTGCTGGTCGCTACGTTGCTTCGTTTGGGGTTGAACGTAGCCTCTACCCGGATTGTTCTTCTCAATGGGCATGAAGGTGGCGATGCCGCTGGTAAGGTTATCGAGTCGTTTGGTGCGGTGTTGATTGGCGGTAACTACGCCGTTGGTTTGGTGGTATTCGCAATTCTGATGATCATCAACTTTCTGGTAGTAACCAAAGGTGCGGGCCGGGTTTCCGAAGTCAGCGCGCGTTTCACCTTGGATGCCATGCCCGGTAAGCAAATGGCCATCGACGCAGACCTGAACGCCGGTTTGGTGAATCAGGAAGAAGCTAAAGCGCGGCGTTCGGAAATTGCTCAAGAGGCTGATTTTTACGGCTCCATGGACGGTGCGTCTAAGTTTGTGAAAGGCGACGCGGTCGCCGGTTTGTTGATTCTGGCTATTAACATCATTGGCGGTGTGGCCATTGGTATGGTTCAGCATGGCCTGGACTTTACGTTGGCAATGGAGCGGTACGCGTTGCTGACCATTGGCGACGGTCTGGTCGCTCAGATTCCCTCCCTGTTGCTGTCCACGGCAGCCGCCATCATGGTGACCCGAGTGACGTCTAGCCAGGATATGGGTGGTCAGATTCTGCAACAGATGTTCAGTGCGCCTAAAGTTCTCGGAATCGCCGCGGGTATTTTGATTTTATTGGGCCTGATCCCGGGGATGCCGCATGTAGCGTTTTTGGGGCTGGGGTCGCTGGCCGCAGCAGCGGCTTGGTTTATCTGGAAAAGGCAAAGCCAGACAGTTGAAGAAGATGGCGTGTTTGCGGGGCGTGGCAGCATGCCGGCCAGCGTGGCGCGCCAGGGAGGCGAGGTTGTTCCGGATCGAGGTGGTGACGGGCAGGCACTGCCGCCACCCGGTGAGACTCGCGAGCTGGGTTGGGATGATGTAGCCACGGTCGATATTGTTGGTCTGGAAGTGGGCTACCGGTTGATTCCTTTGGTAGACAAGTCTCAGGGTGGCCAATTGCTTAGCCGTATCAAGGGTGTTCGGAAAAAGCTGTCTCAAGACATGGGTTTTCTGATGCCGTCGGTGCATATCCGGGACAACCTGGACCTGATGCCGAACGTTTATCGAGTTACCCTGATGGGCGTCACCATTGCGGAAGCCGAGATCCATCCTGAGCGGGAACTGGCCATTGACCCGGGGCAGGTGTTCGGGAAGGTTGAGGGTATTGCCGGGAAAGATCCCGCGTTTGGTTTGGATGCCATCTGGATTGAGCCGGACCAGAAAGATCAAGCCCAGACTCTGGGTTATACCGTTGTTGATGCCAGCACTGTGGTTGCGACCCATTTGAATCAGATCCTTCAGAAGCACGCCCACGAATTGATCGGTCACGACGAGGCGCAAAAATGGCTGGATCAGCTTGAAAAAATCTCCCCTAAGCTGGCGGAAGAACTGGTTCCGACCACTATATCTATCAGCATTCTGCTCAAGGTACTCCAGAACTTGCTGAAAGAAGAAGTGCCGGTTCGAGACATGCGCTCGATCGCCGAGGCCATCGTTAATGTTCATCCAAAGAGTCAGGATCCGAAGCTGCTTACCACGTTGGCGCGTCAGTCGCTGCGTCGAATGATCGTGCAGAGCATTTGTGGCAACGATTCTGAAATTCCGGTGATCACCTTGGACCCGGACCTGGAACAAATGTTGCTTAAGTCTGTTCAGCAGAGTCAACAATCCGGCGGACAGGATGATATTGGCATGGTGCTAGAGCCGAACATGGTCGAAAAGCTGCAACGTTCATTGCAAGACAGCGTGCAGCGGCAAGAAATGTTGGGTAAACCAGCCATTCTGTTGGTCTCCGGGCCGTTGCGGCCTGGGCTGGCGAAGTTTGCCAGCTACGGGGTAGAGCGATTGCACGTGCTCTCGTACCAAGAGATTCCGGACAACAAGCAGATCACGATCGTTGCGTCGGTCGGCCAGTAA
- the upp gene encoding uracil phosphoribosyltransferase: MPIHEVKHPLIQHKLGLMRRSDISTKNFRELAQEVGALLTYEATKDFTLQEETIDGWAGPVTVEQIHGKKITIVPILRAGLGMLDGVLSLIPVARVSVVGQIRNEETFEAETYLEKLVGELDQRTALIIDPMLATGGSMISTIDLLKQAGSTEIRALVLVAAPEGVEKVLEKHPDVSIYTASVDDCLNEKGYILPGLGDAGDKIFGTKQKDV, encoded by the coding sequence ATGCCTATCCACGAAGTGAAGCACCCACTGATCCAACACAAGCTCGGCCTAATGCGTCGTTCAGACATCAGCACCAAAAATTTTCGTGAACTGGCTCAAGAAGTTGGCGCACTACTGACCTACGAAGCGACGAAAGATTTCACCCTACAAGAAGAAACCATCGACGGCTGGGCCGGACCGGTAACAGTAGAACAAATACACGGCAAAAAGATCACCATTGTCCCCATCTTAAGGGCAGGTTTGGGCATGCTGGATGGCGTACTCAGTCTGATTCCTGTGGCCCGAGTCAGCGTGGTCGGTCAGATCCGTAACGAAGAAACGTTCGAAGCAGAAACCTATCTGGAAAAACTGGTGGGTGAACTGGACCAGCGCACAGCGCTGATCATCGATCCCATGTTGGCCACCGGCGGCTCCATGATTTCCACCATCGACCTGCTCAAACAAGCCGGCAGCACTGAAATCCGGGCACTGGTTCTGGTTGCTGCACCGGAAGGAGTAGAAAAAGTACTGGAGAAACACCCGGACGTTTCCATCTACACTGCCTCTGTAGATGACTGCCTGAACGAAAAAGGCTACATCCTGCCGGGCCTCGGCGATGCGGGAGACAAGATCTTCGGCACCAAGCAAAAGGATGTTTAA
- a CDS encoding uracil-xanthine permease family protein, which produces MQDITTDSTWKQAIAGSQMLLVAFGALVLMPLITGLDPNVALFTAGLGTLIFHVVTGGQIPIFLASSFAFIAPIMAAKSQFGLQETLGGLMAAGILYIALSGIIRLRGTGFVTRLLPPVVIAPVIMTIGLGLAPVAVNMASGRTGDGGTQLVPEDTALVIAMISLLVTIIMTVWAKGIFRLIPIMIGIIVGYILSAFAGIVDTTPVQEAAWFAIPNFVAPAFSWGAILFMIPVAIAPAIEHIGDVLAIGNVTRKNYLEKPGLHRTLLGDGLATSAASMLGGPPNTTYSEVTGAVMLTRNFNPKVMWWAAGTAIVLAFVGKFGATLQTIPVPVMGGILCLLFGSIAVVGLNTLIRHQVDLSQARNLVIVGVTLVFGIGGMVIGHMEGIALCSVVAIVLNLLLPGGREAWGKTIYQQNQE; this is translated from the coding sequence ATGCAGGACATCACGACTGACTCGACCTGGAAACAGGCCATAGCCGGCTCGCAAATGCTACTGGTCGCCTTCGGCGCACTGGTACTGATGCCACTGATCACAGGACTTGATCCTAACGTCGCGCTATTTACCGCGGGGCTCGGCACACTGATCTTTCATGTCGTCACCGGCGGCCAGATTCCCATTTTCCTTGCCTCATCCTTCGCCTTCATTGCCCCGATCATGGCGGCCAAAAGCCAGTTCGGCCTGCAAGAAACCCTTGGCGGCCTGATGGCAGCAGGCATACTCTACATCGCCCTCTCCGGCATCATCCGCCTGCGCGGAACCGGCTTCGTCACCCGTTTGCTCCCGCCCGTGGTCATCGCACCGGTTATCATGACCATCGGCTTGGGGCTGGCTCCAGTCGCCGTGAACATGGCTTCTGGTCGCACCGGTGATGGTGGCACCCAACTCGTGCCCGAAGACACCGCATTGGTGATCGCAATGATCTCACTGCTGGTAACCATCATCATGACCGTCTGGGCAAAAGGCATCTTCCGCCTGATTCCGATCATGATAGGGATCATCGTGGGTTACATCCTCTCGGCCTTCGCCGGCATCGTAGACACCACCCCCGTCCAGGAAGCGGCCTGGTTCGCCATTCCGAACTTCGTCGCCCCGGCCTTCAGTTGGGGAGCCATCCTGTTCATGATCCCCGTCGCAATCGCCCCCGCGATTGAGCACATCGGCGACGTACTGGCCATCGGCAACGTCACCCGCAAAAACTACCTGGAGAAGCCGGGACTGCACCGCACCCTGCTCGGCGACGGCCTAGCCACCAGCGCTGCCTCCATGCTTGGCGGACCACCCAATACCACTTACTCCGAAGTCACCGGTGCCGTCATGCTGACCCGTAACTTCAACCCTAAAGTGATGTGGTGGGCAGCTGGTACGGCCATCGTACTGGCCTTTGTTGGCAAATTCGGCGCGACCCTGCAAACCATCCCGGTCCCTGTTATGGGCGGCATCCTGTGTCTGCTGTTCGGCTCCATCGCTGTGGTAGGGCTCAATACCCTGATCCGTCACCAGGTGGATCTGTCCCAGGCCCGCAATCTGGTGATTGTCGGAGTGACCTTGGTATTCGGCATCGGTGGCATGGTCATCGGCCACATGGAAGGCATCGCCCTGTGCTCGGTGGTCGCAATTGTCCTCAACCTGCTGCTTCCGGGCGGCCGGGAGGCGTGGGGCAAGACCATTTACCAGCAAAATCAGGAATAG